A stretch of the Papaver somniferum cultivar HN1 chromosome 6, ASM357369v1, whole genome shotgun sequence genome encodes the following:
- the LOC113285762 gene encoding short-chain dehydrogenase TIC 32, chloroplastic-like — protein MTNLFQYSGFVIRSLKLLTFLLWKNVPQGAATTFYAALHPSMKNVTGKYYLDCNEMKPSKYARNEILAKQLWDFSNKLIKSIELS, from the exons ATGACGAATTTGTTCCAGTATTCTGGCTTTGTGATCC GGTCTTTGAAGTTATTGACATTCCTTCTTTGGAAGAATGTACCACAA GGAGCTGCAACAACGTTCTACGCTGCGCTTCACCCAAGTATGAAGAACGTTACGGGGAAGTACTACCTCGACTGCAATGAGATGAAACCAAGCAAGTATGCTAGAAATGAAATATTGGCAAAACAATTATGGGATTTCAGCAACAAGTTGATCAAGTCGATTGAGCTCAGCTGA